The following coding sequences are from one uncultured Bacteroides sp. window:
- a CDS encoding glycoside hydrolase family 43 protein → MRLFCTTVLGIYSLANIGYAQNPIIQTKFTADPAPMVYNDTVFLYTTHDEDDANGFKMLNWLLYTSTDMANWTDHGIVASLNDFSWVRHDNGAWAPQCIERNGKFYLYCPMHGNGIGVLVADTPYGPFKDPLGKRLIETNHLWNDIDPSPFIDDDGQAYLFWGNPDLYYVKLNDDMISYSGEVVKESTKPKNYQEGPWVWKRKNHYYLAYASTCCPEGIGYAMSNSITGPWEYKGMVMDATSKSRGNHPGIIDYKGKSYCFGLNYDLLKRTTLKHHERRSVSVDQMIYNADGSIETVPYWSTNGPEQVEAVNPYKRVEAETIAWSEGVKTAKDPKVGMYVTQIHAGDYIKLRGVDLGKGAKKIKIFAASAAGGNVEVRIDDKNGPVIAVCNITNTGGWNTWKTFTAKVKRMKGLHDLYLVFNGGEGELFNLDAWKFVK, encoded by the coding sequence ATGAGACTATTTTGCACTACTGTTTTGGGGATTTACAGTTTGGCAAATATTGGCTATGCTCAGAACCCAATAATCCAAACGAAGTTTACGGCTGATCCTGCTCCAATGGTTTATAACGACACAGTTTTTCTATATACCACACACGATGAGGACGACGCTAATGGTTTTAAAATGTTGAATTGGCTTCTTTACACTTCAACAGATATGGCAAACTGGACGGATCATGGAATTGTAGCATCGTTAAATGATTTTAGCTGGGTTAGGCATGATAATGGTGCATGGGCACCGCAATGTATTGAAAGGAATGGGAAGTTTTACTTATATTGCCCTATGCACGGCAATGGGATTGGCGTATTAGTTGCCGATACCCCTTATGGTCCGTTTAAAGATCCGTTGGGAAAAAGATTAATTGAAACGAATCATCTCTGGAATGATATAGACCCTTCTCCTTTTATTGATGATGACGGACAAGCTTATTTGTTTTGGGGAAATCCTGATTTGTATTATGTGAAATTGAACGATGATATGATTTCATATTCGGGTGAAGTTGTGAAAGAAAGTACTAAACCCAAAAACTATCAAGAAGGTCCATGGGTATGGAAAAGAAAAAATCATTATTATTTAGCTTATGCTTCTACTTGTTGCCCGGAAGGTATTGGGTATGCAATGAGTAATTCTATTACAGGACCTTGGGAATATAAAGGAATGGTGATGGATGCTACTTCAAAATCGAGAGGAAATCATCCGGGAATAATTGATTATAAAGGAAAATCATACTGTTTTGGGCTCAATTATGATCTTCTAAAACGAACAACATTGAAGCATCACGAAAGACGTTCTGTCTCCGTTGATCAAATGATTTATAATGCGGATGGTAGTATAGAAACTGTGCCTTATTGGTCAACTAACGGCCCCGAGCAAGTTGAGGCTGTGAACCCCTATAAACGTGTTGAAGCAGAGACTATTGCATGGAGTGAGGGAGTGAAAACAGCTAAAGATCCTAAAGTAGGGATGTATGTTACTCAGATTCATGCAGGGGATTACATCAAGTTGCGTGGAGTTGATTTAGGTAAAGGAGCAAAGAAAATCAAAATTTTTGCAGCTTCGGCAGCCGGTGGAAATGTTGAGGTTCGTATAGATGATAAAAATGGTCCTGTGATCGCTGTTTGCAACATTACTAACACAGGGGGATGGAATACATGGAAAACATTTACTGCTAAGGTAAAACGAATGAAAGGTTTGCATGATTTATATCTTGTTTTTAATGGAGGCGAAGGTGAGTTATTTAATTTAGATGCTTGGAAATTTGTTAAATAG